TCTGATGAATGTTAAAGAGGTTGACAAACTGTCAGCACAGTTTGCCGTGTCTCTCAGTGAAGCTACTGGACTCATCGCATCTTGGttagatgatgatgatgatgtaACCAACCCGTCAAACGGAGCCAGCAGAGCCGCTGGCAACGATAGCGACGATGAAATCTACGAATCACTTGGCCTCAAACAACTGCGGAACTCACGAGCTGGTCTTGGATCCGTCAACACCAGCTCAATCCCGTTCCGCCGAGACCCTGTTTTCGACCTCAACAGCCGTggaaccagcaccaccggcCTGGGTTCACGACCGGGCCAGCCAAACTCCAACCTCAGCAGCTCCCAGAAAGCACTCCAGGCcataaaaaagaaacaccCTCACACCAGTACCGCCCAAACCACATCACAAcccacccccaccacctcccTAAAACCCCATAACCCGGACTCGGACTCAGACTCCGACGGCCGGTCCTCACTCCGCACGACCGCCAAACGCACCTCGACCTCGTTCCTCGACAGCtacaaaaagaacaaaaaaagccGCCGGTGAGGCTACGGGGGTTCATGCGCCTCCGGCGcctggggctctgccccagaccccgtagctcctctcgcttcgctcgagtcgttttcgtggGGATCCCcagtcaactcctgcgaagcaggagcaaccagggtctggggcggagccccagccgccggaggcaggccggCACGTGTACGGTCATAGCCCGAAGGCTTtaattattaatatataaagtaaaataaaaaagaggGGGTGATGCGACGGACGTTAGAGCACCTCGGCGCGCTGTCGTTTGACCTGGCGGTCGTCGGGGTCGTCCGACGACGAGGCTGGGTTGAGAAGCGATTGTACGCTGCTGGACGTGGTTTGGCGGAGATTGGGGGTTGGTACGGGCGGTGGAATGCCGGTGATGGACCCGTTGCTCGTGCGGTGTTTCATAGGGGGACTCGTGGGGCCTGGTTTGTGGAGGTAAGTGGCTCCTGGCGAACTGGCTACCGAGCTGATGCTCGAGATACTGCCAATACTGCCTTTAGAGGTCCCtatgctgctgctgcttcctTGGCGCATGTATGTCAGTGGCTGGTTGGTGGGTTGGAACTCGCTCGTGTATACTTCGTCCGACGTGTGTCTGCGGAAATTAGTGATGGGACGCTGGTTTATTTGGGGGAGTTGCGAGTGTGGTGGAATGTGTGAAGGGTGTTGCGAGTGTGggggttgttgttggattgGATGTAATgattgtggttgttgttgtgttTGATGGGTgtgtggtggtggttgttgttgttgagatggTGCTTGGGTAGATTGTGATGGTGCTTGTTGATTTGCTGGTGGTTGTGATTGAGTaggtggttggttggttggtgtttgtgtttgtgtttgtggttgtggttgttggttggtgggtggtggtttgATGGTGACAGAGGATTGtggtgttgatgctgtACTGCTGAATTGCGACGCCGTGGGGTTTGGACTGATGGGTCCGTTAGGAGGAATCGAGTCGGGAAGACTGTTCATACGGTGGTATGAAGTTGACGAGGTTGCTAGTGGGAACGATCCAGGTCGTTGGTCTCGTGATGGTGGCATGTATCCTCCATTACTAGACGTCGATTCATTAACGTAATTAAAGTAtccttgctgttgttgttgctgttgatacagGTGTGGAGGGAATCGTTGGTATGAACCGTGTGGTTGTGAATGTGAATAGAAATGCGAATTACCAGTCTCATTCGATGGTTCGTTGTGactttgttgttgagattgtGATTGGCCAGCTGATGGTCGTGGTGGTGCAGGtgcaggtgctggtgctggcgctAGGGGATCATAAATAACTGATTGTGCCCTTTCTCGACTCGATTCTTTAAAATGGCTGTACAGATTGTGTTGGAATGGTGTTTGTTGATGGTTTCCTAATGGTTGTGGCCGTCCTTGGggcggtggtggaggtgggaTTTGTGAATATCCTGGTCCAGATCCGCCAATACTGCCAAGTCCTCCTGTACTTCCAGTGACTGACGAACCTGTTAATGGTCCTCCTTGTACTGGTGGTTGAATGGCATATCCTGGATCGTCGAGTTGGTTCAGTATTAAACTGGCGGTGTGTAATTGTTGACGGATTCGATCCAACTCTACTACcacatcttcttcagaagtAGATCTAGGCGATGTGGTCCGTGATGCTTCGGTGACTGGATTACCAGAGTTATTGCTGGATGGTGTAGGAGCTGTACTAGCACCATTAGACGttgctgctcctggtgcTGTTTTAATACTATTGCCAACACGAGAAATGCTATCAATACACGATGCAAGACAGTGATTTGTCTTTCTCAGCACATCGCTGAACCCGTTACTTCGAGCATGAAGTCGCTGATTCGAGTCCTGTAAATGATACACCGCCTGTTCTAACGATGCAATCCGGTACTCCCAATCAGCTGAGCTCGATGTCGACTGACTATAATGCGCTACACTTGCCGGACTGTGAAGACCCGACATATGAGGACCTCCTGGACCTCCTGGGCCACTGGCTCCCGGACTGGCTCCTGGTGTATGATGCGATCGAGATGCTGGCATCGACAATGATGTCATTTCCATTCCTGGACCTAATCCTGGACCTCCTCCATTCgcctgctgttgctgctgttgctgctgctgttgttgttgtaatGCTTGGCTGGGTTGATGATGGCCACTTGGCGGCGGTGTCGATGGGACTGACAGCGAAATCGACTTTACACTGACTCCGTCTCGATTCGAAGTCGTCGACTGCCGCGATGCTCGTCGTTTAATCGCTCTTAAACTTTCAACATCGCCTCGTTTAAACGCCCCGCCGCCATGTCGAAACTCCCACTGCACATTATCcgtaccagcagcacctgatCCACTTCCAGAACCACTGCCACTGGCACCAGCACTGGCTCCACTGGCTCCTCCactactattactactgGATCCGTGAAAGGTATCGTTGACCTTGTGAAACCCGTACATGTTCAACTGGCGAACAAAACTCGACACATTTGTATGCTTAAAATACTGACTTAGCACCTTGGAAAACTCCTCTCCCGGCGTGATCACAAAACTGTCGTTTGTCGGTGTCCACGAGATCAGATGGACGATGGACGAATCCTCGAGCATGCTGGAATGGGTTAGTTTaggggggtggggtgtgcctccggcggctggggctccgccccagaccctggttgctcctgcttcgcaggagaatgTGGGTGCTTACCTGTAGAGTTTGTGGATGAAGGCTGTTTGGTTCACTTTCAGACCGGACCACGAGTGTGGTTGTTGGGTCGGTGGTTTTGTgtctgatgatgaaggtTGGTTGCTTTGTGTTGTCGTACTGGCTGGGTTCGATGCTTGTGATGGGTTGATGGTTTGTTGGCCAGAGTTTGACGAAGCTGAGCCGTTACGACTGGATCGGCCTGACGAGTTGGCTGAGTTCGTGGCGGTCGTTTCATCGTGCGCTAGACCGTCGTGAGGTGCCATGACTGTCGAAGCGGTGGCCACACCGCCACTGGTGCCTCCGTTTGCTAGCATGCTAAACGATGACAGTTGTGGACTGGTTGTGGGTTGTGAAATGGTCGTCTTGTTCCAGACGTGGAATCAATCTGTTGTTCGAACCAGGATCAAAGTATCTACCCAAAATGAAATAGaaaagaagctgctgttcaCCTGCTTTCAAGTATGTACTTGCAGACAGTTATGTaccagttcttcttttaCTTTTTCCGCACTTTTTGTTTGTCGGGCTGTCTGTTCTATGATGTGATCCTTCCACTTCAAAATGAATTCGAATAgtggtgatgttgatgttgaatGTCGTGGCCTGTTGTTTTCTTGCTGATTTCTAAACGGTTCACTGTTGACTGTCCGCTCGTTGCACTGTAAATAAAGTGGGGTCGCCGTTATGGTTGGTATCTATACAAATTAACTCTCGATACAGCAGAAATGTGTCAGAGGCTGTCAAAGACGGGGTGTAACTAGTGTTGCAGGGTTATTGTTGTAGTCCCAAATCCATGAAGTGTGATTAATAGTATAACTGAAAAGCACCAacaagacaaaaaaaaaaattaaccCAAACTGATCTGGTCGGACAAGAGGCACAGGCAGAGCAGATCGCTGTTAATCAAAGATCAAAGGTAAAAAGGCTAAAAATGAAGAGAAAGGGTTAGTGAGAGGAGCACCGAAAAGGAAATTCAGAAAAAGGCTCTTAAaaatcccaaaaaaaaaattgagaaCCAAACTTTAATCACcaaaaaacacaaataataaactttTAATAGTTAGGTAGGTTGCAGATTTGGAACAATAGTCGAACCACTTGGTTGtgtacaaaaaaatacaatcaATATAAGGAAGCGACAGAAATTCCAATACTGTAGTGATTCTGATTCAAAGTCGACTGCACGTTTAACGTTGAAACAGTGGTTTAGAGCAATCAATCCAACTAAGAATACGACCAAgggaataaaaaaataaaaaataaaataaaaattacTGTCGAAAGGTCGAAATATTAATTACCCAACACAGAGCCAGACTTGACATACAATAGACAGAAAGAGAATAGACAAAATAGACGGTAGTCACAAATAGCCACAATAACCTCTGTAGACTTGGTAGACTGTAGACTGTAGACTGTAGACAGTACCCTCTGTAGTGTATAAACCCAGTAAACTTTATGAGACACTAACGTTGATACTGACAGACTCTGACACTGATTCTGTGACTAGAGTTACCAAATGGTAGTTACTTGCTATGTAGTAATAACCAGCTGGTTTGTCGtacaagaaataaaataaaaaaattagctGCAAAATAAaaggaacaaaaaaaaaaccactcAACGAGAAGCCGGTATCAGATGACCAGTCCAACAGAGTAAGCGAAATATTCAGTCAAACCTTAAAAAGTGGTGGAATAGACCAGGAAAAAGAACGAGTATATCCAGATTAGTGGGCAGCGCGGACAAAGTCGAATATATTTGGGTAGCCGCGGCTGagccaaaagaagaaaatcaCTAAATAGCCGGCCGGCAAGTCGAAAAGAAGGGTGAGGTGAGAGAGACTAGCTCTTGTAAATATTAAAACCGAAATGGTttgttaatttttttattttattgacCCGCGAGTTTGTCGGTTTTTTTTAGTGGTGCCGATATATTAGTTTGGGTGTACAGATGGAATTTGCATCAACAATGGATCGAGGCTCTTGATATATAATGTTGCGTTGCACAATAGTGAGCGGCGTAACAGTAAGTAGCAGTACTAAGTATTAGACTGAATGCGAAGAAGATACGAACTTGTCAAGAAAAAGTAAACCCATCAAGCAATGCTAAGCACGACGTAATAATACCAGACACCAGTTGCTTATTAGTGAAACAGcaaagcagaagcagtaaaTAGTGAATAGCAAAATATAGTGGAAAAACAATATTGTCGTAGCTGTGTGGAAAATATTTGATTGTGAAATAGCACTCACCACctaatataaataaaatagcaaGCAGCCACTAGCTAGAGATGTTTTAAGATAAACAGACAAGTGGACCAAGTCGAGGCAGAAAATGGAACATATAAACCAGTGGGATGAGAGACTGATAAAGGGCCActaaaaaaacaaattaacataaataaaataaaataaaaagtaaaacaaaataaattgcGTCTGCAAAAGCAAATACGCTACACAACCCACTACCACAACATACATTCAGCGACAACTAACAGCATACAATCAATGTATAATTAACAGCATACAACTAACGACAACAACAGCGACAGCGACGACGTCAACTAACGACCTACAATGTACATCTagtaaataaaataaaaaaaatctaaCTGGCTCTAGAAAGGTTCCAGACAGGCCCTAGACTAGACAGGACAAGCAGCGACGTCGGATATTCAAGTCTTGGCCGTCGGAAGATGGAGACGAAATAAAAAACCAACCTCAAAAgcaaatgcaaataaaaataaaaaatcaaaaaatcaagctAGAGAAAAACGGAAATGGCTACTACTGCCTGGTGTGGTGAGGGAGCGCGagcagcacctgctgcCGACACCTGGTGCTGGCGACTAGCGTTGAGCGTCCAgtagtaaaaataaaaagcaaCGCGCCTTCCTGCACACCACGCACTAACCTGAATATGTACCATATAAAACGGTTTACCTGACGTCGGTAAAAATATCCTTACCGCTCGTCACTGCACCTTGCTTTTTGCACCATCTGGCCATGCAGCGGGACCTATTCCCTAGGGCTAGGGCCGCCAACAATCTGGCTAGTGGGCACCCCTCCAAAAGCaacaagcagcagcatcggGACCTAGGAGGGGGCccgggtgtgcctccggcggctggggctccgccccagaccctggtggctcctctcgctacgctcgagtcgttccgtaTGGGGCTCCGTTCCACTAACCCCCCGggcaaactcctgcgaagcaggagcaaccaggggctggggcggagccccagccgccggaggcatacccctTCCCCCAATGTCTCGCATGAATAGAGGGGTATGCATCTCCCGGTGAGGAGTGCCGTGAGGAGTGAaggtgggggtggtggggggtttgcctccggcggctggggctccgccccagaccctggtagctcctctcgcttcgctcgagtcgagcaGTGGGATTCACCAGCtcaaaaaactcctgcgaagcaggagccacggggtctggggcagcgccccagccgccggaggcacatccacCCCCGCCGCCGGGCCCCTACTGTGGGGACCGACCCGTTTGAGTTTGGgttttgagtttggaaGAAACTTGGCCTGACCGTTCGGCCGGTTGCAACTGTGtgcagcagcggcagctgGCGGGGCCGATGCTGCGCACACCTGTCATGCACGCTGCACATGCCAGCCTGCCGCCGGCTGCCCACTGGCACCTGTCCAACCTCATCAAACTCTCAGTGGAGAGGGCCCTTCGAATCAGGCCATGATTCTCAAAGGGGCACGGgcagtgcctccggcggctggggctccgccccagaccctggctgctcctctcgcttcgctcgagtcgggctggGGGAGTCACCAGCtcaaaaaactcctgcgaagcaggagcaaccagggtctggggcgaagccccagccgccggaggcagaccctccTCCCGCTTGTGAGTGAGGTGCCAAGATTGCAACCACGTCGGTTGAGGTTAGTTTGGCCCCGGCAAATCTGGACTTCCGTTCCTGTCCGGGGTTAGCATGGCCCGGCGAGCACTCGAATCTTGCAGAAACGGTGGGCGCAGGGATGTTGTGCCTGTTCGGGGTAGCTTCTGGGTGCCCTGTTTGGGCGGGGTGGAGGTaagtgcctccggcggctggggctccgccccagaccccgctgctcctctcgcttcgctcgagtcggctTGCGAGGGGTCCCCCGCGCTTgttctcctgcgaagcaggagccacggggtctggggcagcgccccagccgccggaggcagtcggGAGCCCCGAGtaaactcctgcgaagcaggagcaaccagggtctggggcggagccccagccgccggaggcacaccacCGCACCTGGGTTGAAGTCACCCCGCGGTCAGTCGGGGGTGCAAAGGGCCGACATGCCGACGGAGGGGCTTGGCTGGCAAAACAATTGTCCGGGATGGGGGTCAGACCGAGTCGGGCGAGCGAGAGAATGAGAGAGTGATGCCAGGGCCGCTGGAATAGGAAGTGTTTGGCGCCGCCGGAAAGGTTTGTTTCGTTCGATTCCACGAGAACAGGTGCGGTGCTGTGCGTTCAGAcgaggacgacgaagacggAGACAGTCCACGATCACCGGCATCGCCAgcggcaggagcagcagcaggagcggcatcagcagcagatgtCAAATCAGGCCGAGGTCGATGGCGGCACGAGAATAAACAGGAGTGCCAAGAAAGAGAGTTGCACAATCAATCAGGCAGCAGACAGGCAGCCTGGAGACAAAGAAGATCAGACTGACAGCTGACAGTAAACGGCCAACAGCCAATTGCCAAAATTGAATTGCCGCAGTAACTGTAAATACACTTCGGTTTTAGCGAGTCATTGCACGGGTCGAACTCCTCCCTGTGAGATGGAAGCTCAGCAGGGGCCCCGCTGGTCGCTGGATCGGGCCTGCCGCGAATCACGCCAAGCCAGATCCCGGCCAATCGCgctgacagcagcatcgacaGGGGtttcaactgctgctgtcactCTCTGACTCAATCGCCCACTCAATCGCCCACTCAATTGCCCACAAacgaccagcagcagcagaaacacGGGCCCCAGTGCCTGAACAGGACCACGATCTGACGGACGCAGGCCCTGATCTGCTGCCCACCTGCTTGCTTCACTCGCCAGATGCATAACATGCCCCTGCCGCTCGATCGCACGCTCCCCCTCCGATCCACCACTCTCCCCAACGTCGCTCCCCCTCTCTGGCCATCGAGCGACAGGCACGGGCTCGATCGCGGCCTGgcgggggagggggtggtctgcctccggcggctggggctccgccccagaccctggttgctcctctcgctgcgctcgagtcgtctcTGGGGGGccccagcaccagctggcgaaactcctgc
The Sugiyamaella lignohabitans strain CBS 10342 chromosome A, complete sequence genome window above contains:
- the SFL1 gene encoding Sfl1p (Transcriptional repressor and activator; involved in repression of flocculation-related genes, and activation of stress responsive genes; negatively regulated by cAMP-dependent protein kinase A subunit Tpk2p; GO_component: GO:0005634 - nucleus [Evidence IEA,IEA,IEA]; GO_component: GO:0005634 - nucleus [Evidence IDA] [PMID 12024012]; GO_function: GO:0003677 - DNA binding [Evidence IEA]; GO_function: GO:0000978 - RNA polymerase II core promoter proximal region sequence-specific DNA binding [Evidence IDA] [PMID 11399075]; GO_function: GO:0000978 - RNA polymerase II core promoter proximal region sequence-specific DNA binding [Evidence IDA] [PMID 12024012]; GO_function: GO:0000978 - RNA polymerase II core promoter proximal region sequence-specific DNA binding [Evidence IDA] [PMID 9755175]; GO_function: GO:0001103 - RNA polymerase II repressing transcription factor binding [Evidence IPI] [PMID 11399075]; GO_function: GO:0043565 - sequence-specific DNA binding [Evidence IEA]; GO_function: GO:0043565 - sequence-specific DNA binding [Evidence IDA] [PMID 19158363]; GO_function: GO:0003700 - sequence-specific DNA binding transcription factor activity [Evidence IEA]; GO_function: GO:0001133 - sequence-specific transcription regulatory region DNA binding RNA polymerase II transcription factor recruiting transcription factor activity [Evidence IPI] [PMID 11399075]; GO_function: GO:0001133 - sequence-specific transcription regulatory region DNA binding RNA polymerase II transcription factor recruiting transcription factor activity [Evidence IPI] [PMID 9755175]; GO_process: GO:0016458 - gene silencing [Evidence IMP] [PMID 15016375]; GO_process: GO:1900460 - negative regulation of invasive growth in response to glucose limitation by negative regulation of transcription from RNA polymerase II promoter [Evidence IMP] [PMID 15466424]; GO_process: GO:1900460 - negative regulation of invasive growth in response to glucose limitation by negative regulation of transcription from RNA polymerase II promoter [Evidence IGI,IMP] [PMID 9811878]; GO_process: GO:1900462 - negative regulation of pseudohyphal growth by negative regulation of transcription from RNA polymerase II promoter [Evidence IMP] [PMID 12024012]; GO_process: GO:1900462 - negative regulation of pseudohyphal growth by negative regulation of transcription from RNA polymerase II promoter [Evidence IGI,IMP] [PMID 9811878]; GO_process: GO:0045944 - positive regulation of transcription from RNA polymerase II promoter [Evidence IMP] [PMID 17594096]; GO_process: GO:0006355 - regulation of transcription, DNA-templated [Evidence IEA,IEA]; GO_process: GO:0006351 - transcription, DNA-templated [Evidence IEA]) yields the protein MLEDSSIVHLISWTPTNDSFVITPGEEFSKVLSQYFKHTNVSSFVRQLNMYGFHKVNDTFHGSSSNSSGGASGASAGASGSGSGSGSGAAGTDNVQWEFRHGGGAFKRGDVESLRAIKRRASRQSTTSNRDGVSVKSISLSVPSTPPPSGHHQPSQALQQQQQQQQQQQQANGGGPGLGPGMEMTSLSMPASRSHHTPGASPGASGPGGPGGPHMSGLHSPASVAHYSQSTSSSADWEYRIASLEQAVYHLQDSNQRLHARSNGFSDVLRKTNHCLASCIDSISRVGNSIKTAPGAATSNGASTAPTPSSNNSGNPVTEASRTTSPRSTSEEDVVVELDRIRQQLHTASLILNQLDDPGYAIQPPVQGGPLTGSSVTGSTGGLGSIGGSGPGYSQIPPPPPPQGRPQPLGNHQQTPFQHNLYSHFKESSRERAQSVIYDPLAPAPAPAPAPPRPSAGQSQSQQQSHNEPSNETGNSHFYSHSQPHGSYQRFPPHLYQQQQQQQGYFNYVNESTSSNGGYMPPSRDQRPGSFPLATSSTSYHRMNSLPDSIPPNGPISPNPTASQFSSTASTPQSSVTIKPPPTNQQPQPQTQTQTPTNQPPTQSQPPANQQAPSQSTQAPSQQQQPPPHTHQTQQQPQSLHPIQQQPPHSQHPSHIPPHSQLPQINQRPITNFRRHTSDEVYTSEFQPTNQPLTYMRQGSSSSIGTSKGSIGSISSISSVASSPGATYLHKPGPTSPPMKHRTSNGSITGIPPPVPTPNLRQTTSSSVQSLLNPASSSDDPDDRQVKRQRAEVL